One Anopheles marshallii chromosome 3, idAnoMarsDA_429_01, whole genome shotgun sequence genomic region harbors:
- the LOC128713698 gene encoding E3 ubiquitin ligase RNF157, with protein MGLFASRQNATVEETDVSLNHLYKYPPRSGNYFGTHFIMGGERFDTPQPEAYLFGENADLNFLGSKPTPFPYPPPQATEPTKTLKSLVNIRKESVRFVKVLDGGNSAKPIGCTAGSDGTGKTNPTNNGSITNGYNIEFIFDADSACQITIYYFCIEDIGPGGLNYISRDSSMTSETFHFQRGVNQLFSAPHHIIYPAMYAEDDLSYSPEKETFPVVIHCVVGEGNSTTLNNVGNNATNGANTTISSSVGTGGDGADGNGSRQSHATICVIDHHSDGTYALRALKQKIFVDGLYYLLQEIYGIENKLANKSVTDEETEDNGSECVICMCDTRDTLILPCRHLCLCNSCADSLRYQANNCPICRAPFRALLQIRAVQKDGGGGGPACGGSAPTAQNSADSADNIPAGYKTISLIEALNGPTVSVKAINGSNDSTAGTENGSENNRNTENGYAFRNKMTKSGTDHSSNGELANGSIVSEKSSSDIRMHLLASDETNAIAEAGTGGSIAGGIANPATVCTKKELLSKHSPLMQRAPVSKDKNPREKGSLHRTGNSTGNASNGNSCLVLGKTKSPSDRSIGFHLVHEKPAPIAVGVPGGKMADAKLTELAENDDDSEAEKLSPLLRKSDSYDAGKKLSTHGDSAMKKLLIGGTGTVGVELNEKTSPSAVITELLKGAIIGSDDIGGDGNTEVALVGGTRGTGIGGGVGAGGAIISIVTDDSEDYYTPEDPPATSPLKSIDDDDELPKLAEIDTGRKLLVGSVTAAPVSAPPAALSVLKEEFSQGSLPDSPISGNSQTSTRSSSDSYSSSSSTRQLLSSGAVPNDTPTHVLSSCDSTANGHNSVSKVAECGIESD; from the exons ATGGGGCTATTTGCTAGCAGACAAAATGCCACCGTCGAGGAGACCGATGTGAGCCTCAACCATCTGTACAAGTATCCGCCACGGTCGG GCAACTACTTTGGAACGCATTTCATAATGGGCGGCGAAAGGTTCGATACACCGCAGCCAGAAGCGTATCTGTTTGGTGAGAATGCGGATTTGAACTTTTTAGGATCCAAACCTACACCC TTTCCCTACCCACCGCCACAAGCGACGgaaccaacgaaaacattgaAGAGTCTTGTAAACATTCGCAAAgaatcggttcggttcgtgaAGGTACTTGACGGTGGTAACAGTGCCAAGCCGATTGGTTGTACGGCGGGCTCCGATGGAACTGGAAAGACTAATCCAACGAACAACGGCAGTATCACCAACGGTTACAACATTGAGTTTATCTTCGATGCTGACTCCGCTTGCCAAATTACCATCTACTATTTTTGTATCGAAGACATCGGACCGGGTGGACTGAATTACATCTCGCGCGATTCCTCCATGACGTCGGAAACTTTTCACTTCCAGCGCGGTGTGAACCAACTGTTCTCTGCACCCCATCACATCATCTATCCGGCAATGTATGCGGAGGACGATCTGTCGTACAGTCCCGAAAAGGAAACGTTTCCGGTCGTCATTCACTGTGTGGTCGGTGAGGGAAACAGTACCACCCTGAATAACGTCGGCAACAATGCGACCAACGGAGCCAACACGACCATCTCTTCCAGCGTAGGCACCGGTGGAGATGGTGCCGATGGGAACGGTAGCCGCCAGTCGCATGCTACGATCTGTGTCATCGATCACCATTCCGACGGAACGTATGCGCTGCGGGCACTGAAGCAAAAGATATTCGTCGATGGATTGTACTATTTGCTGCAGGAGATCTACGGCATTGAGAACAAGCTCGCGAACAAATCGGTCACGGACGAGGAGACGGAAGATAATGGCAGCGAGTGTGTCATCTGCATGTGCGATACACGCGACACACTCATACTGCCCTGTCGGCATCTGTGCCTGTGCAACTCGTGTGCGGACTCGCTGCGCTACCAGGCTAACAATTGCCCGATCTGTAGGGCTCCGTTCCGTGCGCTGTTGCAGATACGGGCCGTACAGAAggacggtggtggcggtggtccaGCGTGTGGCGGTAGTGCACCGACGGCTCAAAATTCGGCCGAT AGCGCTGATAACATTCCTGCCGGTTACAAGACCATATCACTGATTGAGGCACTAAACGGGCCTACAGTTTCTGTGAAAGCGATAAACGGTAGTAACGACTCAACCGCTGGAACAGAAAATGGTAGCGAGAATAATCGG AATACCGAGAATGGGTACGCGTTCCGCAACAAAATGACCAAGTCAGGTACGGACCATAGCAGCAATGGTGAGCTCGCTAATGGAAGTATAGTTTCGGAAAAATCATCGTCCGACATTAGGATGCATTTATTAGCTTCGGATGAAACGAACGCCATTGCCGAAGCTGGCACGGGCGGATCTATCGCTGGTGGCATTGCAAATCCAGCTACCGTTTGTACTAAGAAGGAGCTGCTTTCCAAACATTCGCCCCTGATGCAGCGTGCCCCGGTAAGCAAGGATAAGAACCCGCGTGAAAAAGGTAGCCTTCACCGTACTGGAAACAGCACTGGCAACGCTAGCAATGGGAACagctgtttggttttggggaaaacaaaatcgcCATCCGATCGGTCGATTGGTTTCCATCTGGTGCACGAAAAACCGGCCCCGATTGCGGTCGGTGTGCCCGGCGGAAAGATGGCAGATGCCAAACTGACCGAGCTGGCGGAAAACGATGACGATAGTGAGGCGGAGAAGCTGTCGCCTTTGCTACGGAAATCGGACAGTTACGATGCGGGGAAAAAGCTTTCCACACACGGGGACAGTGCAATGAAGAAGCTGCTGATTGGCGGAACCGGAACGGTCGGTGTGGAGCTGAACGAAAAAACCTCACCCTCCGCTGTGATAACGGAGCTGCTGAAGGGCGCCATTATTGGGAGCGATGATATCGGGGGAGATGGCAACACGGAGGTGGCCCTGGTCGGGGGAACAAGGGGCACCGGTATCGGTGGAGGGGTCGGTGCGGGTGGTGCTATTATATCGATCGTTACGGATGACTCGGAGGATTATTATACGCCCGAAGATCCTCCGGCAACGAGCCCGCTGAAATCgatcgacgatgatgatgaattgcCGAAGCTGGCGGAAATTGATACGGGGCGGAAGTTGCTGGTAGGTTCGGTAACAGCAGCACCGGTTTCGGCACCACCTGCTGCACTGTCGGTGCTGAAGGAAGAGTTCTCGCAGGGTTCGCTGCCGGACAGTCCGATCAGTGGCAACTCGCAAACTTCAACTCGCAGTTCGAGCGATAGTTACTCGTCTAGTTCCAGCACACGCCAGCTGCTATCGTCGGGCGCTGTTCCGAACGACACTCCCACACACGTGCTGAGCTCGTGTGATTCTACCGCCAACGGACATAACAGTGTTTCGAAAGTTGCCGAATGTGGTATCGAGAGTGATTAA